The Anabrus simplex isolate iqAnaSimp1 chromosome 1, ASM4041472v1, whole genome shotgun sequence genome window below encodes:
- the LOC136857631 gene encoding protein aveugle, with translation MMVEEIVNSVNRPKNKTARPRPVYLWTVVDVQKWLRRHCADYYPLYWEKFQQHDITGRCLVRINESTLLRLGIENAQHRQEIWREILKLRLKTDIIEIRDLERKNNVIID, from the exons ATGATGGTTGAAGAAATAGTAAACTCAGTCAATAGGCCAAAG AACAAAACTGCTCGACCAAGACCTGTATATTTGTGGACTGTAGTAGATGTTCAGAAATGGTTGAGGAGACATTGTGCTGATTACTACCCGTTATACTGGGAAAAGTTTCAACAA catGACATCACTGGTCGCTGTTTGGTGAGGATCAATGAGAGTACTCTATTGCGACTTGGTATTGAAAATGCCCAGCACAGGCAAGAGATATGGAGAGAAATTCTGAAACTTAGACTTAAGACAGATATAATTGAGATtcgagatttagaaagaaagaataacgTTATAATTGACTGA